In Microbacterium cremeum, a genomic segment contains:
- a CDS encoding ABC transporter ATP-binding protein translates to MTDDADALRVDDLTIAYGAAPPSVSGVSLRVREGEIVGVIGESGSGKSSVALAMMGLLPDSARITAANMEIAGVDMKGATERDWAEVRGVKASMVFQEPMSALNPCMRIGAQIAEVLQIHGNADKEGARARALEILRLVQMPDAEKRLHYYPHQLSGGQRQRVVIAIAVAAGPSLLVADEPTTALDVTVQAQILDLIKGLRDETGMGVLFISHDLGVIGQLCERVAVMYRGRVVESGSARRVLEDPQHPYTRALLESIPRPSVPVRSPLAVIPAVNDFAEIPAVLEDVA, encoded by the coding sequence ATGACCGATGACGCAGACGCCCTCCGCGTCGACGACCTGACCATCGCCTACGGCGCCGCGCCCCCGTCCGTCTCGGGTGTGTCGCTGCGTGTGCGCGAAGGGGAGATCGTCGGCGTCATCGGCGAGTCCGGCAGCGGCAAGTCCAGCGTCGCCCTGGCGATGATGGGCCTGCTGCCAGACTCGGCACGCATCACGGCCGCGAACATGGAGATCGCGGGCGTCGACATGAAGGGAGCCACCGAGCGCGACTGGGCCGAGGTGCGTGGCGTGAAGGCGTCGATGGTGTTCCAGGAGCCGATGTCGGCGCTCAACCCGTGCATGCGGATCGGCGCTCAGATCGCCGAAGTGCTGCAGATCCACGGCAACGCGGACAAGGAGGGCGCGCGCGCCCGGGCACTGGAGATCCTCCGGCTCGTGCAGATGCCGGACGCCGAGAAGCGTCTGCACTACTACCCCCACCAGCTCTCCGGAGGTCAGCGTCAGCGCGTGGTCATCGCGATCGCCGTCGCCGCCGGGCCGTCGCTCCTCGTCGCGGACGAGCCGACCACAGCGCTCGACGTCACCGTGCAGGCCCAGATCCTCGACCTCATCAAGGGTCTGCGCGACGAGACCGGCATGGGCGTGCTGTTCATCAGCCACGACCTCGGGGTCATCGGCCAGCTGTGCGAGCGCGTCGCGGTGATGTACCGCGGCCGGGTCGTCGAGTCGGGGTCGGCGCGCCGGGTCCTCGAGGATCCGCAGCACCCGTACACGAGGGCATTGCTCGAGAGCATCCCGCGTCCATCTGTTCCGGTGCGTTCGCCGCTTGCCGTGATCCCGGCCGTCAACGACTTCGCCGAGATTCCCGCGGTCTTGGAGGACGTCGCATGA
- a CDS encoding hydroxymethylglutaryl-CoA lyase — MTRTPPGPRVQREPGLPARVTVFEVGPRDGLQAETDIIPAAVKTELCRRLYAAGTLNLEVTSFVPPTWIPQLADAEQVVAALDVPDGARAVGLVPNLRGLQRALDAGIREVSVVVSATEAFAQANLNTTRSGAIDRAVEVVAAATAQGIPVRGYVSMAFGDPWEGAVDTAAVTEAAAVLHQAGSRTVALGDTIGVSTPGYTAAVIAETLAAGIPVESLALHLHDTYGQSLANVHAALRLGVAEFDSSVGGLGRCPYAKGATGNLATEDLVWMLHGLGIETGLDLDALAATTLWLSRIRNVRASSNVARALAAAGFDTPDPVLEAPSA, encoded by the coding sequence ATGACGCGCACCCCGCCCGGACCGCGCGTGCAGCGGGAGCCGGGGCTGCCTGCGCGAGTCACGGTGTTCGAGGTCGGCCCGCGGGACGGCCTCCAGGCCGAGACCGACATCATCCCCGCCGCCGTGAAGACGGAGCTGTGCCGCCGGCTCTACGCCGCCGGCACCCTCAACCTCGAGGTGACCAGCTTCGTGCCGCCGACATGGATTCCGCAGCTGGCGGACGCCGAGCAGGTGGTGGCCGCGCTCGACGTGCCGGACGGGGCTCGGGCCGTGGGCCTGGTGCCGAACCTCCGCGGGCTCCAGCGTGCCCTCGATGCCGGCATCAGGGAGGTGTCCGTCGTGGTCAGCGCCACCGAGGCGTTTGCGCAGGCCAACCTCAACACCACCCGCTCCGGTGCGATCGACCGTGCAGTGGAGGTCGTCGCCGCCGCGACGGCGCAGGGTATCCCGGTGCGCGGCTACGTCTCGATGGCGTTCGGCGATCCCTGGGAAGGGGCGGTCGACACGGCTGCCGTCACCGAGGCGGCGGCCGTGCTGCACCAGGCGGGGAGCCGCACCGTCGCCCTCGGCGATACCATCGGCGTCTCTACCCCCGGTTACACGGCCGCGGTCATCGCCGAGACTCTTGCGGCAGGCATCCCCGTCGAATCCCTCGCGCTGCATCTGCACGATACTTACGGTCAGTCGCTGGCGAACGTGCACGCCGCGCTGCGCCTGGGTGTCGCGGAGTTCGACTCCTCGGTAGGGGGCCTCGGTCGCTGCCCGTACGCCAAGGGCGCGACAGGTAACCTCGCGACAGAGGACCTGGTGTGGATGCTGCACGGCCTCGGAATCGAGACCGGGCTCGATCTCGACGCCCTCGCGGCCACCACGCTCTGGCTCTCCCGGATCCGCAACGTGCGTGCCTCATCCAACGTGGCTCGCGCGCTCGCTGCGGCTGGGTTCGACACGCCGGATCCCGTACTGGAGGCACCGTCCGCATGA
- a CDS encoding CaiB/BaiF CoA transferase family protein has translation MTLSPLPAPGALAGVTVLDLSRVLAGPYAAQMLADLGATVIKIENPRDPDVSRGFPPYLTDGEEEFSAYYAQYNRGKLGVGLDLATPEGVQVLKDLVCSADVLVENFRPGTMDKLGVGYDVLREVNPKLVYTAISGYGRTGSRSRRPAFDNTAQAAGGIWSMNGYADQPPVRVGVTIGDLSATLFAVVGTLAALRHAETTGEGQVVDVAQVDSIVALTETAVVDYTVNGAVASPQGNAHAWVRPYELFDCADGQVFFGAYTDKLWNASCDLFGTPEHKDDPELDTMRKRFDADVYERRVKPIVAGWLATRTKQELEDLAGDIVPLTAIKTIGEVVDDPGTAERDMIVSADYGDLGVLRMFGQPIKLSATPATPARTANRFAEHADQVLAEFAGYDAERIAELRAAGALP, from the coding sequence ATGACCCTCAGCCCGCTCCCCGCACCCGGTGCGCTCGCCGGGGTCACCGTGCTCGACTTGTCCCGAGTGCTCGCCGGCCCGTACGCCGCGCAGATGCTCGCGGATCTCGGCGCCACGGTGATCAAGATCGAGAATCCACGCGATCCCGACGTATCGCGCGGCTTCCCGCCCTACCTCACCGACGGCGAGGAGGAGTTCAGCGCCTACTACGCGCAGTACAACCGAGGCAAGCTCGGCGTGGGACTGGACCTCGCCACGCCGGAGGGCGTGCAGGTGCTCAAGGATCTCGTGTGCTCGGCCGATGTGCTCGTCGAGAACTTCCGGCCCGGCACGATGGACAAGCTCGGCGTCGGCTACGACGTTCTGAGAGAGGTGAACCCGAAGCTCGTGTACACCGCCATCTCGGGCTACGGCCGGACCGGTTCGCGCAGCAGACGCCCCGCCTTCGACAACACCGCACAGGCCGCCGGCGGGATCTGGTCGATGAACGGCTACGCCGACCAGCCGCCGGTGCGGGTCGGGGTCACGATCGGCGACCTCTCCGCCACCCTCTTCGCGGTCGTCGGAACGCTGGCCGCGCTCCGGCACGCCGAGACGACCGGGGAGGGCCAGGTCGTCGACGTCGCGCAGGTCGACAGCATCGTCGCCCTGACCGAGACCGCGGTGGTCGACTACACCGTCAACGGCGCGGTGGCCTCGCCCCAGGGCAACGCCCACGCGTGGGTGCGCCCCTACGAGCTGTTCGACTGCGCCGACGGCCAGGTGTTCTTCGGCGCGTACACCGACAAGCTGTGGAACGCGAGCTGCGACCTGTTCGGCACCCCGGAGCACAAGGACGACCCGGAGCTCGACACGATGCGCAAGCGATTCGACGCCGACGTGTACGAGCGTCGCGTCAAGCCCATCGTGGCGGGGTGGCTCGCGACGCGCACGAAGCAGGAGCTCGAGGACCTCGCCGGCGACATCGTGCCCCTCACCGCGATCAAGACGATCGGCGAGGTCGTGGACGATCCCGGCACGGCCGAGCGCGACATGATCGTGTCCGCCGACTACGGCGATCTGGGTGTGCTGCGGATGTTCGGCCAGCCGATCAAGCTGTCGGCCACGCCCGCGACCCCGGCGCGTACGGCCAACCGGTTCGCGGAGCACGCCGACCAGGTGCTCGCCGAGTTCGCCGGGTACGACGCCGAGCGCATCGCCGAGCTGCGGGCGGCGGGAGCTCTGCCGTGA
- a CDS encoding ATP-binding cassette domain-containing protein: MSDDVLRVKNVTQRFGHGDSAMIALDDVSLSVPRGETLGLVGESGSGKSTLARAILLMRRPTAGTIEFDGADVTGLRGSALRRHRRRVQMVFQDPNDSLDPRFTVGRSIAEPLVAAGIGQKERRRRIADSLDRVGLPTDAVARYPHEFSGGQRQRIAIARAMAADPEFVVLDEPTSALDVSVQAQVLNLLVQLQNDTGVTYLFITHNLSVVHHIAHRVAVMHRGEVVEEGTGDQVMNAPQHPYTQRLLESMPVLYRT, translated from the coding sequence ATGAGCGACGACGTCCTGCGGGTGAAGAACGTCACCCAGCGTTTCGGCCATGGCGACAGTGCGATGATCGCGCTCGACGACGTGAGCCTGAGCGTGCCGCGCGGCGAGACTCTCGGCCTGGTCGGAGAGTCCGGGTCGGGCAAGAGCACCCTCGCGCGCGCGATCCTGCTGATGCGCAGACCCACCGCGGGCACCATCGAGTTCGACGGCGCCGACGTCACGGGCCTGCGTGGCAGCGCCCTGCGCCGCCACCGGCGCCGCGTGCAAATGGTGTTCCAGGACCCGAACGACTCGCTCGATCCGCGCTTCACGGTGGGCCGCTCGATCGCCGAGCCCCTGGTCGCCGCCGGCATCGGTCAGAAGGAGCGTCGCCGACGGATCGCGGATTCACTCGATCGGGTCGGCCTGCCGACCGACGCGGTCGCACGCTACCCGCACGAGTTCTCGGGTGGCCAGCGTCAGCGCATCGCGATCGCCCGAGCGATGGCCGCGGACCCCGAGTTCGTGGTGCTCGACGAACCCACCTCGGCGCTGGACGTGTCGGTGCAGGCGCAGGTGCTGAATCTGCTCGTGCAGCTGCAGAACGACACGGGCGTCACCTATCTGTTCATCACGCACAATCTCTCCGTCGTGCACCACATCGCCCATCGCGTCGCCGTGATGCACCGCGGCGAGGTCGTGGAGGAGGGAACCGGTGATCAGGTCATGAACGCGCCGCAGCATCCGTACACGCAGCGCCTGCTGGAGTCGATGCCGGTCCTCTATCGCACCTGA
- a CDS encoding GAF domain-containing protein, protein MPENTEPIAALLDAAYDPERVGPTGVSDALLRLGATEMDAAALVERVGRAQRELSRLRRREHELSALFSSARELAELRDSDAVLARLVQRAHEMMGVDLAYLSEFDPDTRELRVRETSGSVSASFQTLRVPPGRGLASVVVESRTAHWVADYTGYAQERHDAGIDDAVSAEGLVSLLGVPMLTSDDVLGVLFVANRTEKTFSPDEVALLSALADHASVILQTTQTLRDLQESEDASRRTLASLTAHLVERDRANTVHQELVQAVLAGGGFAPVAETLASALGRAVAIVDAQERIIAAAGLPLPPVMLSLDEPVRAALEESRRHGHCVAVAGPGVRAVAALTAGSRQFGALLLGDGDFELGAVDFRTVERAAQVGALLELQQEAAAGADHRVRSELMADLLDDVPERRSDVDRRARRLGVDLAELDSLLLVAVPGDQQTSAARALARQLDDRALVGEYRGFVVAAQSSRGGEIAPEQLRAHIAASIQHPVTVVVPRPTKGSLPASFEGAMRTARLLAALDLSDLTAHVDDFLPYSAVLDSDSQGLAAFLRDTIGPVRQYDTERNADLLGTLRAFVRNNASPTRTARALNFHTNTILQRLDRLDHVLGTDWRDDERMFRIGIAVRLDELRERLEARRG, encoded by the coding sequence ATGCCCGAGAACACCGAGCCCATCGCCGCGCTCCTGGATGCCGCATACGACCCTGAACGGGTCGGTCCGACCGGTGTCAGCGATGCGCTGCTTCGACTGGGAGCGACCGAGATGGATGCCGCAGCGCTGGTCGAGCGCGTCGGCCGGGCGCAGCGCGAGCTGTCGCGGCTGCGGCGACGGGAGCACGAGCTGTCGGCCCTGTTCTCCAGTGCGCGCGAGCTCGCGGAGCTGCGGGACAGCGACGCCGTGCTCGCCCGGCTCGTGCAGCGCGCCCACGAGATGATGGGGGTCGATCTCGCCTACCTTTCGGAGTTCGATCCCGACACGCGTGAGCTGCGCGTCCGCGAGACCAGCGGATCAGTGAGTGCGTCCTTCCAGACGCTCCGCGTGCCGCCGGGCCGCGGGCTCGCGAGCGTCGTCGTGGAGTCCCGCACAGCACATTGGGTGGCCGACTACACCGGGTACGCGCAGGAACGGCACGACGCCGGCATCGACGACGCGGTCTCGGCCGAAGGCTTGGTGTCACTGCTGGGCGTGCCGATGCTCACTAGCGACGACGTGCTCGGCGTGCTGTTCGTCGCGAACCGGACCGAGAAGACCTTCTCCCCCGATGAGGTCGCCCTGCTGTCGGCGCTCGCCGACCATGCGTCCGTCATCCTCCAGACCACCCAGACGCTGCGAGACCTGCAGGAGTCCGAGGATGCCAGCAGGCGCACGCTCGCGAGCCTCACCGCGCACCTGGTCGAGCGCGACCGGGCCAACACCGTGCACCAGGAGCTCGTGCAGGCCGTGCTCGCCGGCGGCGGGTTCGCCCCGGTGGCCGAGACGCTCGCCTCCGCGCTCGGGCGGGCAGTGGCGATCGTCGACGCGCAGGAGCGGATCATCGCCGCCGCGGGTCTGCCGCTCCCGCCCGTCATGCTCTCGCTCGACGAACCGGTACGCGCGGCACTGGAGGAGAGCCGACGTCACGGCCACTGCGTCGCGGTCGCGGGTCCTGGGGTCCGCGCGGTCGCGGCGCTCACCGCAGGAAGTCGGCAGTTCGGCGCGCTGCTGCTCGGCGACGGGGACTTCGAGCTCGGCGCCGTCGACTTCCGGACGGTGGAGCGCGCGGCTCAGGTCGGCGCCCTGCTCGAGCTGCAGCAGGAGGCCGCGGCGGGCGCCGACCACCGCGTGCGCAGCGAGCTCATGGCGGACCTCCTGGACGACGTGCCGGAACGGCGGTCGGATGTGGACCGGCGGGCCCGGCGCCTCGGCGTCGACCTCGCGGAGCTCGATTCCCTGCTGCTCGTGGCGGTGCCCGGCGATCAGCAGACGTCCGCCGCACGGGCGCTGGCACGCCAGCTCGACGACCGCGCCCTCGTCGGCGAGTATCGCGGCTTCGTCGTCGCCGCTCAGTCCAGCCGCGGGGGTGAGATCGCACCGGAGCAGCTTCGCGCCCACATCGCGGCATCCATCCAGCATCCCGTCACCGTCGTGGTGCCGCGCCCGACGAAGGGATCGCTGCCGGCGTCGTTCGAAGGGGCTATGCGGACCGCACGGCTGCTTGCCGCACTCGATCTGTCCGACCTCACCGCGCACGTGGATGACTTCCTCCCCTACTCCGCCGTGCTCGACTCCGACTCGCAGGGGCTGGCTGCGTTCCTCCGCGACACGATCGGCCCTGTGCGGCAGTACGACACCGAACGCAACGCCGACCTGCTCGGCACGCTCCGGGCGTTCGTCCGCAACAACGCCAGCCCCACGCGCACCGCACGGGCGCTGAACTTCCACACCAACACGATCCTGCAGCGCCTGGATCGCCTGGACCACGTACTGGGCACGGACTGGCGCGATGACGAGCGGATGTTCCGCATCGGGATCGCTGTCCGCCTCGACGAGCTCCGTGAGCGGCTGGAGGCCCGCCGCGGGTGA
- a CDS encoding FAS1-like dehydratase domain-containing protein has protein sequence MTVVRTERIGEAVVEAYRGTFAVADAPARDGHELPPAWEGVFFPYTAALADLRPDGSPARDGVVPEVDLPRRMYAGETTEFLRPIRIGDDVTQTTSLGSVVEKAGSRGRLMFVDVEREYAVSGETAVRSVWHDVFLEAADPAAPARPARPDPSASADADWVEELTPDARQLFRFSALTFNTHLIHYDRAWARDVEGLPDLLVHGPLTRILLMDAARRHVPGRRPARLDVRAIAPVLVDRPLRIVGRTEGDATRVTAVDDEDVVLATADVDWA, from the coding sequence GTGACCGTCGTGCGCACCGAACGGATCGGGGAAGCGGTCGTCGAGGCCTATCGCGGCACGTTCGCCGTCGCCGACGCCCCGGCACGCGACGGCCACGAGCTGCCCCCCGCGTGGGAGGGCGTGTTCTTCCCGTACACGGCCGCGCTCGCCGATCTGCGCCCCGACGGCTCGCCCGCTCGAGACGGGGTCGTGCCCGAGGTGGACCTGCCGCGCCGCATGTACGCGGGCGAGACGACGGAGTTCCTCCGGCCGATCCGCATCGGCGACGACGTGACGCAGACCACGAGCCTCGGCTCCGTCGTCGAGAAGGCCGGCTCGCGTGGCCGGCTGATGTTCGTGGACGTCGAGCGCGAGTACGCCGTGAGCGGCGAGACGGCGGTGCGCAGCGTCTGGCACGACGTGTTCCTGGAGGCCGCCGATCCGGCCGCTCCGGCGCGACCGGCGCGGCCCGATCCCTCCGCCTCGGCGGACGCGGATTGGGTCGAGGAGCTGACACCGGACGCCCGGCAGCTGTTCCGCTTCTCAGCGCTGACGTTCAACACGCACCTCATCCACTACGACCGCGCGTGGGCACGCGACGTAGAGGGTCTGCCCGACCTCCTCGTGCACGGTCCGCTCACACGCATCCTCCTGATGGACGCCGCGCGCCGACACGTGCCCGGCCGCCGGCCCGCACGTCTGGACGTGCGCGCGATCGCGCCGGTTCTCGTGGATCGCCCGCTGCGGATCGTCGGGCGCACCGAGGGCGACGCGACTCGCGTGACCGCCGTGGACGACGAGGATGTCGTCCTCGCGACCGCGGACGTGGACTGGGCGTGA
- a CDS encoding FMN-binding negative transcriptional regulator: MRPNPDYALDDIDAVRALVREHPWATIVSHVPGGGLVASHYPVLLDESADGVVLLSHVGRPDERLHRLGSHELMVIVYGPQGYVSPGWYETPTAVPTWDFAVAHLFGTPEILSDEENLQVLERLVARFESALPEPFLMNRTLENADYAARIVHGTVGFRMRAERIEAKEKMSQDKPAEVIARVVEALRRPGPYENPKLADRIATVNGQEVPT; encoded by the coding sequence ATGAGACCGAACCCCGACTACGCGCTCGACGACATCGACGCCGTCCGCGCGCTCGTGCGCGAGCATCCCTGGGCGACGATCGTCAGTCACGTGCCGGGGGGAGGCCTCGTCGCGTCGCACTATCCGGTCCTTCTCGACGAGAGCGCGGATGGCGTCGTGCTGCTCAGTCACGTCGGTCGTCCGGATGAGCGACTGCACCGGCTGGGCTCGCACGAGCTGATGGTGATCGTCTACGGTCCGCAGGGCTATGTCTCGCCCGGCTGGTACGAGACGCCGACGGCCGTCCCGACCTGGGACTTCGCCGTCGCGCACCTGTTCGGGACTCCGGAGATCCTTTCGGACGAGGAGAACCTGCAGGTGCTGGAGCGCCTCGTCGCGCGGTTCGAGAGTGCGCTGCCCGAGCCGTTCCTGATGAACAGGACGCTGGAGAACGCGGACTACGCTGCGCGGATCGTGCACGGCACGGTCGGGTTCCGGATGCGGGCGGAGCGCATCGAGGCGAAGGAGAAGATGAGCCAGGACAAGCCCGCCGAGGTGATCGCACGGGTCGTCGAGGCCCTGCGCAGACCGGGCCCGTATGAGAACCCGAAGCTCGCCGACCGGATCGCGACCGTGAACGGACAGGAGGTGCCGACATGA
- a CDS encoding ornithine cyclodeaminase — MTAFVGVADIVQWISRRGAEAILAELTDVIEADFRRWESFDKTHRIASHTPFGVIELMPISDPDVYAFKYVNGHPFNPARGYQTVTAFGVLADVHNGYPVFLAEMTLLTALRTAATSAMVARHLARADSTTMAMIGAGSQAEFQALAFRAVLGIDRLRVYDVDPAASAKFVRNLAPRGFDITICASASEAASGADVVTTCTADKAVAQVLTDADVAPGMHINTIGGDCPGKTELDPRILGRGPVFVEYAPQTRIEGEIQNVAPDFPVTEFFRVVTGAARGRSSADEVTVFDSVGFAIEDFSALRYLRADVAGTGLERHIDLVAAPDDPKDLFGFATAPVPAF, encoded by the coding sequence ATGACCGCCTTCGTGGGCGTCGCCGACATCGTGCAGTGGATCTCGCGCCGCGGAGCCGAGGCGATCTTGGCCGAGCTGACCGACGTCATCGAGGCCGACTTCCGTCGCTGGGAGTCGTTCGACAAGACGCACCGGATCGCGAGTCACACGCCGTTCGGCGTGATCGAGCTGATGCCGATCAGCGATCCGGACGTGTACGCCTTCAAGTACGTCAACGGCCACCCGTTCAACCCGGCCCGGGGCTATCAGACGGTGACAGCGTTCGGCGTGCTGGCCGACGTGCACAACGGCTACCCGGTGTTCCTGGCCGAGATGACCCTGCTCACCGCGCTGCGCACCGCCGCCACCTCGGCGATGGTCGCCCGGCACCTCGCCCGCGCGGACTCCACCACGATGGCGATGATCGGTGCCGGGAGCCAGGCGGAGTTCCAGGCCCTGGCCTTCCGTGCGGTGCTCGGAATCGACCGGCTCCGGGTCTACGACGTGGACCCCGCGGCATCCGCCAAGTTCGTGCGCAACCTCGCGCCGCGCGGCTTCGACATCACCATCTGCGCGTCCGCGTCCGAAGCGGCATCCGGTGCCGACGTCGTCACGACCTGCACGGCCGACAAGGCGGTCGCGCAGGTGCTCACCGACGCCGACGTCGCGCCGGGCATGCATATCAACACCATCGGCGGCGACTGCCCGGGCAAGACGGAGCTCGACCCGCGGATCCTCGGGCGCGGACCCGTGTTCGTGGAGTACGCACCGCAGACCCGCATCGAGGGCGAGATCCAGAACGTCGCGCCCGATTTCCCCGTAACGGAATTCTTCAGGGTGGTCACGGGGGCGGCCAGGGGCCGCAGCTCGGCCGACGAGGTGACGGTGTTCGACTCCGTCGGATTCGCGATCGAGGACTTCTCGGCCCTCCGCTACCTCCGTGCCGATGTCGCAGGCACGGGCCTAGAGAGGCACATCGACCTGGTCGCCGCACCCGACGATCCGAAGGATCTCTTCGGCTTCGCGACTGCACCTGTTCCCGCCTTCTGA
- a CDS encoding hydroxymethylglutaryl-CoA reductase, degradative: protein MPINSRISGLRDHTPDERLTLVAERAGLDSDALEALRPDAGLSLAQADHMIENVVGLIGIPVGIATNFTIDGQDRLVPMATEEPSVVAAASNAARVARGHGGFTTSYTGDVMIAQIQVLDAVEPHGTRFALLEARDELLALANEQDPLLVSLGGGAFDVSVRVLRTRAGTQVILHLHVDVRDAMGANAVNTMAEAIAPRVAELAGARTLLRILTNKAELRLTRARAVFDAELLGGAQVVDDIVAASAFAEADPYRAATHNKGIMNGITAVVLATGNDTRAVEAGCHSHAARSGSYAALSQFEKDADGNVVGTLEVPLAVGLVGGATRAHPTARAAVTLLGVQTARELAGAIAAVGLAQNLAACRALAAEGIQRGHMTLHARTIAASAGADVDEIGPVAARIVAERRIRVEYAREVLAELRGDGAGA, encoded by the coding sequence ATGCCGATCAACAGCCGAATCTCAGGTCTGCGCGACCACACCCCCGACGAGCGGCTCACCCTCGTCGCAGAGCGTGCCGGTCTCGACTCGGACGCGCTGGAGGCGCTGCGGCCCGACGCCGGACTCTCGCTCGCCCAGGCCGACCACATGATCGAGAACGTGGTGGGCCTGATCGGGATCCCCGTCGGCATCGCCACGAACTTCACCATCGACGGTCAGGACCGGCTGGTCCCGATGGCCACCGAGGAGCCGAGCGTCGTCGCCGCGGCCTCCAACGCCGCCCGGGTGGCCCGCGGGCACGGCGGCTTCACCACCTCGTACACCGGCGACGTGATGATCGCGCAGATCCAGGTGCTCGACGCGGTCGAACCGCACGGCACCCGCTTCGCACTGCTCGAGGCGCGCGACGAACTGCTCGCCCTCGCGAACGAGCAGGATCCGCTGCTCGTGTCGCTCGGCGGCGGCGCGTTCGACGTCTCCGTCCGGGTCCTGCGTACGCGGGCCGGTACGCAGGTGATCCTGCACCTGCACGTCGACGTGCGCGACGCCATGGGCGCGAACGCGGTGAACACGATGGCGGAGGCGATCGCCCCGCGCGTGGCAGAGCTCGCCGGTGCCCGCACCCTGCTGCGCATCCTGACCAACAAGGCCGAGCTGCGACTCACCCGTGCGCGCGCGGTGTTCGACGCCGAACTGCTGGGCGGCGCGCAGGTCGTGGACGACATCGTCGCCGCCAGCGCCTTCGCCGAGGCAGACCCCTACCGCGCCGCGACGCACAACAAGGGCATCATGAACGGCATCACCGCCGTCGTCCTCGCCACCGGCAACGACACGCGCGCGGTGGAGGCGGGCTGCCATTCGCACGCCGCCCGCTCGGGCAGCTACGCCGCCCTGTCGCAGTTCGAGAAGGATGCCGACGGCAACGTCGTCGGCACGCTCGAGGTGCCTCTCGCCGTCGGTCTCGTCGGCGGCGCCACACGTGCGCACCCCACGGCACGGGCGGCGGTGACGCTGCTCGGAGTGCAGACGGCCCGCGAGCTCGCCGGCGCGATCGCCGCCGTCGGGCTCGCGCAGAACCTGGCCGCGTGCCGCGCGCTCGCCGCCGAGGGCATCCAGCGCGGGCACATGACGCTGCACGCCCGGACCATCGCCGCCAGCGCCGGCGCCGATGTGGACGAGATCGGGCCGGTCGCCGCGCGGATCGTCGCGGAGCGCCGGATCCGCGTCGAATACGCAAGGGAGGTTCTGGCCGAGCTGCGCGGGGACGGGGCGGGCGCATGA
- a CDS encoding cupin domain-containing protein, giving the protein MQKRGDNAHEWELYDGAGSIGIEWYFKETTALPVSVMRYQLMPGAEEGQHHHLAGDPDSCSTDSSDEMYVVTRGEVVVTSGTERRVLHAGDAFYAPEGMRHGVRNDSDMVAELILVFGPRGRHPFSQSETEGFDADAAR; this is encoded by the coding sequence GTGCAGAAGCGCGGCGACAACGCCCACGAGTGGGAGCTCTACGACGGTGCGGGAAGCATCGGCATCGAGTGGTACTTCAAGGAGACCACGGCGCTGCCCGTCTCGGTGATGCGGTATCAGCTGATGCCGGGCGCCGAGGAAGGCCAGCATCATCATCTGGCGGGCGACCCGGACAGCTGTTCCACGGACAGCTCCGACGAGATGTACGTCGTCACGCGTGGCGAGGTCGTGGTCACCTCCGGGACAGAGCGTCGGGTGCTGCATGCCGGCGATGCGTTCTACGCACCGGAGGGCATGCGGCACGGCGTGCGCAACGATTCCGACATGGTCGCCGAGCTGATCCTCGTATTCGGCCCGCGCGGGCGCCACCCGTTCTCCCAATCGGAGACGGAGGGGTTCGACGCCGACGCCGCCCGCTGA